CGACGGTATCGATTCCCGACACGTCGAAGAGATGGACGCGGCCGCGTTGGGCGAGATAGGTGTCGAAAACGTTTCGGTCGCCATCGTCGCCTCGCCGGACGAAGCCGTCAATTTCCTCGTCGCGCAGTTGCTCCGCACGAGATTCGGCGTCGAGAACGTCGTCCTTCGGGTTGACGACTGCGAGAAAATGGACTCCTTCGACGACCTCGACGTGGAAGCCGTCTGTATTCCCGACCTGCTCGTTGAGGAACTGGCCGCTCGACTCGAATCGTTCGCCGATGATGTCGCCGAACCCTGACTACAAATGCCGAAAGAACTCGAACGAGACCTCGGACTGTTCGCGGTAATTGCGATTAGTATCGGTGCGATGATCGGAAGCGGCATCTTCATTCTGCCCGCACTCGCACTGAAGTTAGCGGGACCCGCCGTCATACTGGCGTACTTCGTCGCGGGCTTGCTCGTCGTTCCCGCGGCGCTGAGCAAGGCCGAGATGGCGACCGCGATGCCCGAAGCCGGTGGCACGTACATCTACATCGAGCGCGGTATGGGACCGCTCCTCGGAACCGTCGCCGGACTGGGGACGTGGTTCTCGCTGTCGTTCAAGGGCGCGCTCGCGCTGGTCGGCGGCGTCCCCTATCTCGTTGTGCTATTCGACCTGCCGATAAAGCCCGTGGCGCTCGGTCTCGCGGTCGTCCTCATCGCCGTCAACATGCTCGGAGCCAAGCAGACCGGCCGCCTGCAGGTCGGTATCGTCGTCGCCATGCTCGCCGCGCTGGTCTGGTTCGTCGGCGGCGGGGCGGGGTCGATAGCGGCGGTCCAGTACGACGGCTTCTTCGATAAGGGCGCTGGCGGCGTGTTCGCGGCGACGGGACTGGTGTTCGTCTCCTACGCGGGGGTGACGAAGATAGCCAGCGTCGCCGAGGAGGTCGAAGACCCCAGCAGGAACATCCCGCTGGGCATCCTCGGGTCGCTCGGATTCACCACGCTCCTGTACGTCCTCATCGTCACCGTGGTCGTCGGCATCGTCCCCGGCGAGGAGTTGGCGGGGTCGCTGACCCCGATGGCTGACGCCGCGCAGGTCGCGCTCGACCGACCCGGCGTCGTCGTCGTGGTCGTCGCGGCGATACTCGCGCTCGTCAGTACCGCCAACGCGGGGATACTCTCGTCGTCGCGCTACCCGCTGGCGATGAGCCGCGACAAACTGATGCCGCCCTCGCTCAGCACGATCAGCGAGCGATTCAACACGCCGACGCTCGCCATCTCGCTGACCGGCGGCGTGATGCTCGCGCTCATCGCGTTCGTCCCTGTCCTCGACATCGCAAAGCTCGCCAGCGCGTTCCAGATTCTCGTGTTCGTACTCATCAACATCGCCCTCGTCGCGTTCCGAGAGGGTGACGTGGAGAGCTACGACCCCGACTTCGAGTCGCCACTCTACCCGTGGATGCAGGTCGTCGGCGCGGTCGGCGGTCTCGCGCTCCTCACCCAGATGGGGACCATCGCGCTCGTCGGCGCGGCGGTCATCATCGCCGCGTCCGTCGTCTGGTACTTCGCGTACGTCCGCGGGCGCATCGAGCGCGAGGGCGTCGCCAGAGACGCGGTCCGTCGGTCGGTCGGTCGCCGCGCCGTCGAAGAGACTCGCTCGACCCTCTCTGACGCGACCGGGTACGAGGTGCTGGTGCCCGTCACCGAGGAAACCAGCGAGGAGCGCGAGGCGTCGCTGTTGAGCATCGCGGCCGACCTCGTCCGACAGAGGGGCGGGACGGTCCGGGTCGTCCAGTTCGACGAGGTGCCCGACCAGACGCCCCTCGAACGGGCGTCCGCCGAACAGTCGGCGGCCGACATCGAGTTCGAGGAGCGAACCGACCGACTCGCGGCCGACGTGGACGCGTCGGTCAAGTACGGCGAAATCGTGAGCCACGACACCAAGCACGCGATAGTCAACTTCGCGTCCCACCACGACTCAAACCTCATCGTCCTCGAACGCGACTCGCCCGAGGTGCCCCAGACGCTGTTCGCCGACGACTTCGAGTGGATACTCGACCACGCGCCCTGCGACGTGCTGGCGGTCGGCGGCCACGACCTCGGGTCGGTGAAGACGCTCGGCATCGTGACCGACAGAGGGCCGTACGACTCGCTGAAAGTCGGAGTCGCCAACGCGCTCGCCAGCGAGACGGGCGCGATCATCGAACTGCTCTACCCCGTCTCGCCGGACGCCAGTCCGAAGCGCCGCGAAACGCTCCGGGATTACCACGACGAAATCGCGTCGGTGTGTTCCGTGCCGGTCGAGTCCACGCTCGTGGAGTCGGACGGCGACACGCTGACCGACCTCACGAACGCGACCCGAGCGGTCGATCTCGTCGTGGTCGGCGACGACGGCGGTCGAACCCGTCGGTCGCTGTTCCGGCGCGACCGCGACCAAATCGCCGACGAGACGGCGACGCCGTCGATTCAGATTCACGCTCACGACTCCCGTCGACCGGGACTGTTCGGTCGATTGCTGGAACGGGTCGCGTTCTAAACTCCGAAGAGAACGAAACTGCCGTCGCCCGCCGATTCAGACCGACTCGGCGGTCGTCTTCTTGGCGTCCTTCGCGCCCTCGACGGTCTCGCGGACGGCCTCACAGCCCTCCTCGTGGACGAGATCGCCGACGACCACGGTATCCGCGTGTTCGGCCATCGTGCGGGCCGACTCGTAGTCGTGGATGCCGCCGCCGTAGAACAGCGTCGCCTCTTCGAGCGCGTCCGCGGCGGCCGCGACGACCTCGGGGTCGCCGAAGGTGCCCGAATACTCGATGTAGACGATTTCCTGCCCGAACATCTCCTCGGCGACTTCGGCGTAGGCCGCCACGTCCTCGGGGGTCTGGTTGCAGTCGGCCTCGGTGAGTTCCGCGACGCTGGCGTCGGGGTTCATGATGATGTACGCCTCCGTCGTGGTGCGGTCCCAGTTCACCTCGTCCATCCGGACCCACTCTTTGTGCGCGCCGGTAATCCACGACACCGCCCCGGCGTTCAACACGACCGGCACGAGATAGCCGTCCAGCGCGTCGTCCTCGACGACGACGGCGGGGTTGCTCGGTTCCTGATACAGCGGCACGTCGTACTTCGCGCAGGCGTCGATGACTCGCTGCATCTTCTCGGTGGTCATGTCGAGGGTGCCACCGATTTCGAGGGCGTCGGTGCCGGTTCGGCATACGTCCTCGAAGGTTTCGCCCTCCACGAGCGTCTTGTCCGGGTCCAGTTTGACGATGTGGTCCCAGTCGGTCCACGAACTACTCATTGTTGGTGTAAACCGTACTGGGTGCTAAAACCTCTTCGGAACCGACTCTCAAAGCAGACTAAATCGAGCAGGTCCGGCAGTCAATACCTCGATAACCGCAGTAACGTTCGATGATCTGATGACCGAGCAAAGTGGAAATGGCGAACTCACAACTCGTCAACATATGATAGATATTATAACATGCGTTTTATTAGTCTGTAGTATGGATTAATTGACATGGGAAATGAGAAAATATCCCGTCGAGCAGTGTTGAACAATGCGGCGAAAGCAGGCGGAGTCGGAGCCGCAGTGTCGTTCGGAGCCATCGGGAGCGTTTCTGCGACTGGTGAAATAGAGAACGATTCTGTCGAGACACAGTGTGCTGACGGAGACTATACGGTTATCGACGAGTGTACCTGTGTGGACCTCAACAATCAGTGCGAGGACCCGCCAAACAGTCCAGCCCTTTACTATCAAGTCAACTGGGAAAAGCGCGAGTACTGCGACGGTCAGACCGTCTGGTACGCCGCCAGTGCTAACTGTGGCTACACGGCCGACTGTTCGCTTCCCAAATGTAACTCAGACCAGAGTCGCCCCTGCGACGGCGTCTGAGAACGGTCTGGACGCAGTATTTTGCCGAAGAGAGTGAGACGTGACGAGCTCTCGGCTTTCCGATTATCTATTAGTCCGCCTTCGCCTGCCAGCCGCGAAGTCGGTCCTCGCTCACGCCCTGCACTTGCGAGGCCACGCGCTCAACTTCGGCGTCTTTCAGGTCCTCGATGCTCTCGATACCGGCCTCCGAGAGCTTTTCGGCGGTCTTCGACCCGATGCCGTCGAGCGATTCGAGGTCGCTTCCCGACTCGCTCTCGCGGGCTTGGAACTCCCGATAGTTGCAGATGGGACAGCCCAGTTCCCACGGTTCGTCGCCGCTGTGTACCACCAACTCCGGCAGGTCGTGTTCCTCACACCGCTCGTCCGTGACCTCGATGTCGCCCCGGCGCGGGAGCGGGAGCGAGTAGTCACAGTCGGGATACCGGGTACAGCCCACGAGCCGCGAGCCGTTCTGGAGGTGCTTTATCGCCAACTCGCCACCGTCCTCGTCGGCGGTGTCACCGCCTTCGTCTCGTTGCTCCTCCGGCCCAACGCCCTCGCCGCACTCCGGACAGACGCCAATCACCTTGTCCTCCTGCTCGTCGGCCTCCTCGGCCTTGCAGAGCGGACACCCGTGGACGAACGTCTGGCGACCAGCGAGCATCTTGACGTGGCGCAGGCCGTGGTCCCCACACTCCTCGTCCAAAATCAGGGGCTTGCCCGTGTTCGGGAGCGGCAGAGTGTACTCGCAGTCGGGGTAGCCGTCGCAACCCACGAAGTGCGACCCGTTCCGGCTCTGGCGCACCAGCAGTTCGTGGTCCGACTCGGGACAGGGACCGAGTTTCTTGTCGGCCTTCAGCGACTCCTGTAGCAGGTCGCCGACCTCCTCGCGCGACTCGCGCAACTCGGCGAACACCTGCTCCAGATACTCGCGGGACTCGTCTGCTACCTCGCTCAGGTCGGCCTCGCCCTCCGCGATGGCGGTCATGTCCTCCTCCAACTCGCGGGTCATCTCCTCGCTGACCACCAACTCCGCGAACTCCTCGGCCGCCGTGACGACGGCGTCGGCCAACTGGGTCGGCCGCGGCGGATCGCTCTCGATGTAACCGCGGTCGTAGAGCTTTTCGATGGTATTGTGTCGGGTCGAGTTGTGGACGATAACGCCGCCTTCGACCGCGAAGTTCGGTGCAGTCTCGTCGATGGTGAGGTCGTACACCCGTCCGTCGTAGTCGCGCGCTTCGACGTTCGTGACGGTAACGGTCGCCGGTCGCCGCTGTATCGTCGCGTAAATCGAATGCTCGAAGTCGGCTGCGGAGTAGTGGAAGCTTCGGTTCCCATCGCGGCTACGATTGCTTCCGTCGATTCGGGTCTCGATGTGGCCTTCCTCGTCGAGTTCACTGAGGGCGGTCCGGACCACGGCCACCGACTCGTTTAACGACTCGCTAAGTTCTTCCGAGGTCATCTCGTCTACTGCGAGCGCTTCGAGTACGCGAGCCTTCCGTCGCATGACTGGGTAGCTGTCGAGTCGGTCGAGACCCCGATAGAACTTCTCGTCCGCGGCAATCGGAATCTCGTCGAGGAATCGCTCCAGATTCCGACGACCGCGAACGTAGAGCTTGTGCTGACTCTCGTTCAGCATCGCATCTATTCTCATCCCGTCGAGCATCGTAGAGACGCTGCGCAGGAGTTCGTGGTCGGTGTTGGAGATGAATGCCTTCCCGTCCGTCGAGATGTGGCCTTCGTCGTCGAACAGCGCGCCGACGAACGCCGGACGGAGTGCTTTCGGTACGCGGGGGCAACCGTCCTCCGTGACCGCATCGAGAACGAACCGAATAACTCGGCCGAGTGCTACGGGGAGCTGAACCTGATACTTCTGCTTGTGGTGGTCTTTACGCCCCGGTCTTTCCGTCACGTTCGGGTCGAAGCCGAAGACGGATTCGATGTCGGAGGCGAACCGCTCAATGAGCCGTCGGTCCGTGTTGTGATACCGGACATCCACCGTGTTCTCCGCTTCGTTGACGTGAACCGACCCGTCGCCGAGAAGATTCCCGAGTATCCTCGCTAGCTCCGGACTCCACTGAAGCGGGAACGGATTCGAAAACGTGGCGTCGTAGTTCAGCCCGTGGAGTTCGTCCGGTCGAATTCCGAGTTCGCCGAGAATCCACGCCGGAACGTCCTTGTCGTCGTTCTCGAAGTGCGAAATCTGGGCTCGGTACGTTCCGATTCGGTCGGCGAGTTCCTGCTGAGTCGCGTCGCTCTCCCGACGATACTCTGCGAGTGCTTCGTTGCAGTCCACGCCGTAGAGTTTCGACGATATGTCGCAGGAGGACACGAACTCTTCCCACGTCGCTACTATCCCCTCGCACTCGTCGGGTACCGCTGGGATTTGGCGCGACGCTATCAACTCGTCACCGTCACTGAGTTCTGCAACGGGAACGACCTGAATCTCTCCGTCGATTCGGGCGTACACCGGGTGGTCGTCGGTCGCCGAGAATCGCCCGGCAGTGGTCGTCACCT
This genomic stretch from Halorussus pelagicus harbors:
- a CDS encoding NAD(P)-binding protein, which produces MSRERPTAGIASAVGFGGNARGGNRALVAGGGHIGRTVASHLSDDYDVAFVSRNRRAVERTERDGIDSRHVEEMDAAALGEIGVENVSVAIVASPDEAVNFLVAQLLRTRFGVENVVLRVDDCEKMDSFDDLDVEAVCIPDLLVEELAARLESFADDVAEP
- a CDS encoding amino acid permease; the protein is MPKELERDLGLFAVIAISIGAMIGSGIFILPALALKLAGPAVILAYFVAGLLVVPAALSKAEMATAMPEAGGTYIYIERGMGPLLGTVAGLGTWFSLSFKGALALVGGVPYLVVLFDLPIKPVALGLAVVLIAVNMLGAKQTGRLQVGIVVAMLAALVWFVGGGAGSIAAVQYDGFFDKGAGGVFAATGLVFVSYAGVTKIASVAEEVEDPSRNIPLGILGSLGFTTLLYVLIVTVVVGIVPGEELAGSLTPMADAAQVALDRPGVVVVVVAAILALVSTANAGILSSSRYPLAMSRDKLMPPSLSTISERFNTPTLAISLTGGVMLALIAFVPVLDIAKLASAFQILVFVLINIALVAFREGDVESYDPDFESPLYPWMQVVGAVGGLALLTQMGTIALVGAAVIIAASVVWYFAYVRGRIEREGVARDAVRRSVGRRAVEETRSTLSDATGYEVLVPVTEETSEEREASLLSIAADLVRQRGGTVRVVQFDEVPDQTPLERASAEQSAADIEFEERTDRLAADVDASVKYGEIVSHDTKHAIVNFASHHDSNLIVLERDSPEVPQTLFADDFEWILDHAPCDVLAVGGHDLGSVKTLGIVTDRGPYDSLKVGVANALASETGAIIELLYPVSPDASPKRRETLRDYHDEIASVCSVPVESTLVESDGDTLTDLTNATRAVDLVVVGDDGGRTRRSLFRRDRDQIADETATPSIQIHAHDSRRPGLFGRLLERVAF
- a CDS encoding phosphoglycerol geranylgeranyltransferase; the protein is MSSSWTDWDHIVKLDPDKTLVEGETFEDVCRTGTDALEIGGTLDMTTEKMQRVIDACAKYDVPLYQEPSNPAVVVEDDALDGYLVPVVLNAGAVSWITGAHKEWVRMDEVNWDRTTTEAYIIMNPDASVAELTEADCNQTPEDVAAYAEVAEEMFGQEIVYIEYSGTFGDPEVVAAAADALEEATLFYGGGIHDYESARTMAEHADTVVVGDLVHEEGCEAVRETVEGAKDAKKTTAESV
- a CDS encoding DNA topoisomerase I produces the protein MELIITEKDNAARRIADILSGESAEAERKNGVNVYKWGGRRCIGLSGHVVGVDFPDEYNDWRDVEPVELIDAPIEKKATKENIVSTLRLLARKADTVTIATDYDREGELIGKEAWELVREVNEEVPIRRVRFSSITDNEVTSAFENPDELDFDLAAAGEARQEIDLIWGAALTRFLSLSSRQLGEDFISVGRVQSPTLKLIVDREREIEAFDPEDYWELFADLLKESDSEDGEDEEVVEFEAQYFYRDEDDNEAERVWDEDTAEAVFEALESAAAATVERVNRRTRTDDPPAPFNTTQFIRAAGSLGYSAQQAMSIAEDLYTAGYMTYPRTDNTVYPDDLDPEELLDAFSGDYHFGDDADDLLDLDELEPTEGDEETTDHPPIHPTEDIPAKGELSDDEWEIYELVVRRFFATVAESATWEHLKVVAGVGDHTLKANGKRLLEEGYHAVYPYFNTSENYVPDVTEGEELAVTAARIEDKQTQPPRRYGQSRLIETMEKMGIGTKCLTGDTEVLVEDGDDIERKPIAEVFEQGQVVMADGDTDIAVTDDGPTVLSLNERTERLTEREKTLVSARPMETDERVFEVTTTAGRFSATDDHPVYARIDGEIQVVPVAELSDGDELIASRQIPAVPDECEGIVATWEEFVSSCDISSKLYGVDCNEALAEYRRESDATQQELADRIGTYRAQISHFENDDKDVPAWILGELGIRPDELHGLNYDATFSNPFPLQWSPELARILGNLLGDGSVHVNEAENTVDVRYHNTDRRLIERFASDIESVFGFDPNVTERPGRKDHHKQKYQVQLPVALGRVIRFVLDAVTEDGCPRVPKALRPAFVGALFDDEGHISTDGKAFISNTDHELLRSVSTMLDGMRIDAMLNESQHKLYVRGRRNLERFLDEIPIAADEKFYRGLDRLDSYPVMRRKARVLEALAVDEMTSEELSESLNESVAVVRTALSELDEEGHIETRIDGSNRSRDGNRSFHYSAADFEHSIYATIQRRPATVTVTNVEARDYDGRVYDLTIDETAPNFAVEGGVIVHNSTRHNTIEKLYDRGYIESDPPRPTQLADAVVTAAEEFAELVVSEEMTRELEEDMTAIAEGEADLSEVADESREYLEQVFAELRESREEVGDLLQESLKADKKLGPCPESDHELLVRQSRNGSHFVGCDGYPDCEYTLPLPNTGKPLILDEECGDHGLRHVKMLAGRQTFVHGCPLCKAEEADEQEDKVIGVCPECGEGVGPEEQRDEGGDTADEDGGELAIKHLQNGSRLVGCTRYPDCDYSLPLPRRGDIEVTDERCEEHDLPELVVHSGDEPWELGCPICNYREFQARESESGSDLESLDGIGSKTAEKLSEAGIESIEDLKDAEVERVASQVQGVSEDRLRGWQAKAD